In Actinoplanes derwentensis, the following proteins share a genomic window:
- a CDS encoding coiled-coil domain-containing protein, with amino-acid sequence MPVQQNTARRLAALLALFVAACGLVVAPTAASAAPPLLAAPGDSGDDGEGGSGTLIEQLEKASSGYVKAKKQLKTSKDQQVKLVAEIKRLDSEVGPKQDTLDMLATQAYTAGRAGTMATLLSSDSAEGFLGRAETLALVATDQNRAIEDIKSTLDTQQKAKVALDLTIKDQTKQVTVMAKQKTNAEAALKAANQGAASSATSTGDSADAAPAPSGSGSGCSETDPTGTGGCLTPRTLHALNQAKAAGFTRFTKCWRTQNSGEHPKGRACDFSAEKGTFGGDATGSDKTYGNNLANYFIHNADSLDVLYVIWYRRIWLPSSGWKSYSGAGGDPSSDHTNHVHLSVN; translated from the coding sequence ATGCCTGTGCAGCAGAACACTGCGCGGCGGTTGGCGGCGTTGCTGGCGCTGTTCGTCGCCGCGTGCGGATTGGTCGTCGCCCCTACGGCGGCCTCTGCGGCCCCTCCGCTGCTCGCCGCCCCGGGTGACTCCGGAGATGACGGCGAGGGTGGTTCGGGGACCCTCATCGAACAGCTCGAGAAGGCCTCCAGCGGCTATGTGAAGGCCAAGAAGCAGCTCAAGACCTCCAAGGACCAGCAGGTCAAACTGGTCGCCGAGATCAAGCGACTGGACTCCGAGGTCGGCCCGAAGCAGGACACCCTCGACATGCTCGCGACCCAGGCGTACACCGCCGGTCGCGCCGGCACGATGGCCACCCTGCTCAGCTCCGACTCGGCCGAGGGATTCCTGGGCCGGGCCGAGACCCTGGCGCTCGTCGCGACCGACCAGAACCGGGCCATCGAGGACATCAAGTCCACCCTGGACACCCAGCAGAAGGCCAAGGTCGCCCTCGACCTCACCATCAAGGACCAGACCAAGCAGGTCACCGTGATGGCGAAGCAGAAGACGAACGCCGAGGCAGCACTCAAGGCCGCCAATCAGGGCGCCGCCAGCTCGGCCACCAGCACCGGCGACAGTGCCGACGCGGCCCCGGCCCCCAGCGGCTCCGGTTCGGGCTGTAGCGAGACCGACCCGACCGGCACCGGCGGCTGTCTCACCCCGCGCACCCTGCACGCGCTGAACCAGGCGAAGGCCGCCGGGTTCACCCGGTTCACCAAGTGCTGGCGCACCCAGAACAGCGGTGAGCATCCCAAGGGCCGGGCCTGCGACTTCTCCGCCGAGAAGGGCACCTTCGGCGGAGACGCCACGGGATCGGACAAGACCTACGGCAACAACCTGGCGAACTACTTCATCCACAACGCCGACAGCCTCGACGTGCTCTACGTGATCTGGTACCGCCGGATCTGGCTGCCGAGCAGTGGCTGGAAGTCGTACAGCGGCGCGGGTGGCGACCCGTCCAGCGACCACACCAACCACGTGCACCTGTCAGTCAACTGA
- a CDS encoding coiled-coil domain-containing protein translates to MTARPRRWLILALAPLVTAAMLLAPASPASAAPGDETENPAPASETKSDGLMSTLMESTNRRFVSAKAAVAASTKNQKKLNVDIKAAEARRDVLIPEVNSIARQQYLTGNLSTLTFLLDSSSSDDFLSKAVSLEEINTLHDRKLNELNEVIDEVTTKKAALDAELKNEQQQLSVLKKQKESAEKQLDLVGASTGINQTVNQGLVDSKSAEAKAAPRNSSGGFSAEGCTEDDPTTGGCITKRTLNMYKETKKAGFNLFVGCHRTGGPFEHPKGRACDWSLQKSGFSSASLSDTKKMKYGNNLTAFLVRNADELGIYYVIWYKQIWFPASGWKSYHGVSDHTDHVHVSML, encoded by the coding sequence ATGACAGCACGTCCCCGCCGGTGGCTGATACTGGCCCTGGCACCGCTGGTAACCGCCGCGATGCTCCTGGCACCGGCCTCACCAGCGTCCGCCGCACCCGGTGACGAGACCGAGAACCCGGCACCGGCTTCGGAGACGAAGTCCGACGGGCTCATGTCGACTCTGATGGAGTCGACGAACCGGCGATTCGTCTCCGCGAAGGCAGCGGTCGCTGCCTCCACCAAGAACCAGAAGAAGCTGAACGTCGACATCAAGGCCGCCGAGGCCCGCCGGGACGTGCTGATTCCCGAGGTCAACTCGATCGCCCGGCAGCAGTACCTGACCGGGAACCTGAGCACCCTCACCTTCCTGCTCGACAGCAGCTCCTCAGACGACTTCCTGAGCAAGGCGGTCTCACTCGAGGAGATCAACACGCTGCACGACCGGAAGCTCAACGAGCTCAACGAGGTGATCGACGAGGTCACCACCAAGAAGGCGGCCCTCGACGCCGAGCTCAAGAACGAACAGCAGCAGCTCTCGGTCCTGAAGAAGCAGAAGGAATCCGCCGAGAAGCAGCTCGACCTGGTCGGCGCCAGCACCGGCATCAACCAGACCGTCAACCAGGGTCTGGTGGACTCGAAGTCGGCCGAGGCGAAAGCCGCCCCGCGCAACTCCAGCGGCGGGTTCTCGGCCGAGGGTTGCACCGAGGACGACCCGACCACTGGTGGCTGCATCACCAAGCGCACCCTGAACATGTACAAGGAAACGAAGAAGGCCGGCTTCAATCTGTTCGTCGGCTGTCACCGCACTGGTGGGCCCTTCGAACATCCCAAGGGCCGAGCCTGTGACTGGTCGTTGCAGAAGAGCGGATTCTCCTCGGCGAGTCTCAGCGACACCAAGAAGATGAAGTACGGCAACAACCTCACGGCCTTCCTGGTACGGAATGCCGACGAGCTCGGGATCTACTACGTGATCTGGTACAAGCAGATCTGGTTCCCGGCTTCGGGCTGGAAGTCGTATCACGGTGTCAGTGATCACACCGACCACGTGCACGTCTCGATGCTCTAA